In Electrophorus electricus isolate fEleEle1 chromosome 14, fEleEle1.pri, whole genome shotgun sequence, a single window of DNA contains:
- the LOC113581988 gene encoding clarin-3, translating into MPSVKKVLYFLSSALLSIGGVAILGYSMSADWAQSTLACFPQNGSMDGGSVTIQMGLFNGSEEKIACPRFDFIDKVTVFDKLTTIGGAAIILHALVLGLLIIALVGSAGSILITLFNTVSNPYETYMGPIGLFVCSGLSASLAFLALLLYLANMFGVKVAQKMVQLDSEVVVSDEKVTFLVGFYLLLPYIAVSLLAILLVYLYVHAAYTQRREQEKPTEDAPKDIMMY; encoded by the exons ATGCCGTCCGTTAAGAAGGTGCTGTATTTCCTCTCAAGCGCCCTGCTGAGCATCGGCGGTGTGGCTATCCTCGGCTATAGCATGTCCGCGGACTGGGCCCAGTCCACCCTGGCGTGCTTCCCCCAAAACGGTAGCATGGACGGTGGCTCTGTCACCATCCAGATGGGCCTATTTAACGGCAGCGAGGAGAAGATAGCCTGCCCCAGGTTCGACTTTATAGACAAGGTCACGG TGTTTGACAAGTTGACGACGATAGGGGGTGCTGCAATCATTTTGCATGCCCTTGTGCTTGGTCTCCTGATCATAGCTCTGGTGGGGTCTGCAGGTAGCATCCTGATCACGCTCTTCAACACTGTCAGTAACCCGTATGAAACCTACATGGGACCCATTGGACTGTTTGTCTGCAGTGGATTAAGTG catcgTTGGCATTCCTGGCACTACTGCTGTACTTAGCAAACATGTTCGGAGTGAAAGTAGCACAGAAGATGGTTCAGCTGGACTCGGAGGTGGTGGTCTCGGATGAGAAGGTGACGTTCCTGGTCGGATTCTACCTGCTACTGCCGTACATCGCTGTCAGTCTGCTGGCCATTTTGCTGGTCTACCTGTATGTGCACGCTGCCTACACACAGCGGCGCGAGCAGGAGAAACCCACTGAGGACGCACCCAAGGACATCATGATGTACTAA